The Hypomesus transpacificus isolate Combined female chromosome 3, fHypTra1, whole genome shotgun sequence genome has a window encoding:
- the LOC124463242 gene encoding SH2 domain-containing adapter protein F-like isoform X1 gives MAKWLKDYLNFGSRRDPPLPPRPDYTESEIQRAYRAQKDLDFEDPYQTSEKEPLNGTCSGTLSLPAFPAFGSILSNGVAVKVVSPKHRLIKVDSQEFGRCKIPLSTVTIEVEPVIPSAPAVGDSDTDYSNPFDARPDPRVRGDWEPRPTQADCSSYMEPFEAQRVITDLQHDPMSTMPMIGNGDQLYDNPYEERTCYYHQGAPLPQQGSEGRLAPGDERESRLPQDDERPADEYDLPWEWKKDNISKALAVQFEGSDRSRGQPEQAWHFRTSPTDTAGTSSLRKPGDSLPILGERVDPSLSLERQVWYHGAVSRSEAEMLLTLCKESSYLVRNSQTCRSNYSLSLRSCKGFMHMKFTQFADGRFVLGENSPPFSTIPEVIHYYTTHKLPIRGAEHLSLLYPVIVQTL, from the exons ATGGCCAAGTGGCTGAAGGACTACCTAAACTTTGGTAGCAGGCGtgacccccctctgccccccaggCCAGACTACACGGAAAGTGAGATCCAGCGGGCCTACAGAGCCCAGAAAGACCTAGACTTCGAAGACCCTTACCAGACCTCTGAGAAGGAGCCCCTTAATGGCACCTGCAGTGGGACATTGAGCCTGCCGGCTTTCCCAGCATTTGGTTCCATCTTGTCCAACGGCGTGGCG GTGAAGGTGGTGTCACCCAAACATAGACTCATCAAAGTGGACTCCCAGGAGTTTGGGCGCTGTAAAATCCCCCTGAGCACTGTCACCATCGAGGTGGAACCG GTCATCCCTTCTGCCCCTGCGGTAGGAGACTCAGACACAGACTACTCTAACCCGTTTGACGCCCGTCCTGACCCGAGGGTGAGAGGAGACTGGGAGCCCAGACCCACTCAAGCAGACTGCAGCAGCTACATGGAGCCTTTTGAAGCGCAGAGGGTCATCACAG ACCTCCAGCATGACCCTATGAGCACCATGCCCATGATAGGGAATGGGGATCAGCTGTATGACAACCCCTATGAGGAAAGGACCTGCTACTACCACCAGGGAGCACCGCTGCCCCAGCAAGGGTCGGAGGGGCGGCTAGCCCCTGGTGATGAACGGGAGAGCAGGCTGCCTCAGGATGATGAAAGGCCTGCAGATGAGTATGACCTGCCctgggagtggaagaaggacaACATCTCTAAAGCCCTTGCAG tGCAGTTTGAAGGGTCTGACCGATCACGTGGCCAGCCAGAGCAGGCTTGGCACTTCAGGACTAGCCCCACTGACACAGCGGGCACCTCCAGCCTTCGTAAACCAGGAGATTCCCTCCCTatcctgggagagagagtggacccATCCTTGTCCCTGGAAAGACAAGT GTGGTACCATGGGGCTGTGAGTCGTTCAGAAGCAGAGATGCTGCTCACACTGTGTAAGGAGAGCTCCTACCTCGTCAGGAACAGCCAGACTTGCCGCAGCAACTACTCTCTTTCCCTCAG GAGCTGTAAGGGCTTCATGCATATGAAGTTCACTCAGTTTGCAGATGGCCGTTTTGTCCTTGGGGAGAATAGCCCACCATTCTCTACAATACCAGAGGTCATTCACTACTACACCACCCACAAACTGCCCATTAGAGGCGCAGAACACCTGTCTCTGCTCTACCCTGTCATAGTTCAAACTCtctga
- the LOC124463242 gene encoding SH2 domain-containing adapter protein F-like isoform X2, whose product MAKWLKDYLNFGSRRDPPLPPRPDYTESEIQRAYRAQKDLDFEDPYQTSEKEPLNGTCSGTLSLPAFPAFGSILSNGVAVKVVSPKHRLIKVDSQEFGRCKIPLSTVTIEVEPVIPSAPAVGDSDTDYSNPFDARPDPRVRGDWEPRPTQADCSSYMEPFEAQRVITGNGDQLYDNPYEERTCYYHQGAPLPQQGSEGRLAPGDERESRLPQDDERPADEYDLPWEWKKDNISKALAVQFEGSDRSRGQPEQAWHFRTSPTDTAGTSSLRKPGDSLPILGERVDPSLSLERQVWYHGAVSRSEAEMLLTLCKESSYLVRNSQTCRSNYSLSLRSCKGFMHMKFTQFADGRFVLGENSPPFSTIPEVIHYYTTHKLPIRGAEHLSLLYPVIVQTL is encoded by the exons ATGGCCAAGTGGCTGAAGGACTACCTAAACTTTGGTAGCAGGCGtgacccccctctgccccccaggCCAGACTACACGGAAAGTGAGATCCAGCGGGCCTACAGAGCCCAGAAAGACCTAGACTTCGAAGACCCTTACCAGACCTCTGAGAAGGAGCCCCTTAATGGCACCTGCAGTGGGACATTGAGCCTGCCGGCTTTCCCAGCATTTGGTTCCATCTTGTCCAACGGCGTGGCG GTGAAGGTGGTGTCACCCAAACATAGACTCATCAAAGTGGACTCCCAGGAGTTTGGGCGCTGTAAAATCCCCCTGAGCACTGTCACCATCGAGGTGGAACCG GTCATCCCTTCTGCCCCTGCGGTAGGAGACTCAGACACAGACTACTCTAACCCGTTTGACGCCCGTCCTGACCCGAGGGTGAGAGGAGACTGGGAGCCCAGACCCACTCAAGCAGACTGCAGCAGCTACATGGAGCCTTTTGAAGCGCAGAGGGTCATCACAG GGAATGGGGATCAGCTGTATGACAACCCCTATGAGGAAAGGACCTGCTACTACCACCAGGGAGCACCGCTGCCCCAGCAAGGGTCGGAGGGGCGGCTAGCCCCTGGTGATGAACGGGAGAGCAGGCTGCCTCAGGATGATGAAAGGCCTGCAGATGAGTATGACCTGCCctgggagtggaagaaggacaACATCTCTAAAGCCCTTGCAG tGCAGTTTGAAGGGTCTGACCGATCACGTGGCCAGCCAGAGCAGGCTTGGCACTTCAGGACTAGCCCCACTGACACAGCGGGCACCTCCAGCCTTCGTAAACCAGGAGATTCCCTCCCTatcctgggagagagagtggacccATCCTTGTCCCTGGAAAGACAAGT GTGGTACCATGGGGCTGTGAGTCGTTCAGAAGCAGAGATGCTGCTCACACTGTGTAAGGAGAGCTCCTACCTCGTCAGGAACAGCCAGACTTGCCGCAGCAACTACTCTCTTTCCCTCAG GAGCTGTAAGGGCTTCATGCATATGAAGTTCACTCAGTTTGCAGATGGCCGTTTTGTCCTTGGGGAGAATAGCCCACCATTCTCTACAATACCAGAGGTCATTCACTACTACACCACCCACAAACTGCCCATTAGAGGCGCAGAACACCTGTCTCTGCTCTACCCTGTCATAGTTCAAACTCtctga